The Staphylothermus marinus F1 genome has a segment encoding these proteins:
- a CDS encoding glycosyltransferase → MLIQDLSHKNIKDYTSIYGEEYINRIVEKAEKLRDITLTHVNSTSLGGGVAEILYSLVPLMNSIGITTRWEVIKGGNEFFNVTKKIHNALQGAEIDLSDEEKRIYLENNKWNVENELVLDSTHIVVHDPQPLPIRKFAENNKKWIWRCHIDLSTPYKPVWLFISQLLRGYEASIFHLKEYIHPETPTPIKYVMPPSIDPLSDKNKELSWSTIEKILNRYGIDPEKPILLQVARFDPWKDPFAAIDVYRLVKKEFPDTQLLLVTSMATDDPEGWIYYEKTLKYAGMDEDIFILTNLKNVGTLEVNAFQRAATVVLQMSRREGFGLAVTEALWKRKPVVARPRGGIKLQVIDGVTGHLAETVEEAAKKTIYLIKNPQKRKELGENGYKHVLKHFTIVRHIENYLDLLAKIV, encoded by the coding sequence ATGTTAATACAAGATTTGTCACATAAAAACATAAAGGACTATACTTCAATATATGGAGAGGAATACATTAATAGAATAGTTGAAAAAGCGGAAAAACTTAGAGATATCACGTTAACACATGTTAATTCTACAAGTCTAGGTGGGGGAGTTGCAGAAATACTCTATAGTCTCGTACCTTTAATGAATAGTATAGGCATAACGACTAGATGGGAGGTTATCAAGGGAGGCAATGAATTCTTTAACGTTACCAAAAAGATACATAACGCACTACAGGGCGCAGAAATTGATCTTAGCGATGAAGAAAAGAGAATATATTTAGAAAATAATAAATGGAATGTTGAAAACGAACTTGTTCTAGATTCAACACATATAGTAGTTCATGATCCACAGCCTCTTCCCATAAGAAAATTCGCGGAAAACAATAAGAAATGGATATGGAGGTGCCACATAGATTTAAGCACGCCATATAAGCCTGTATGGTTATTTATTTCACAGTTACTTAGAGGATACGAAGCATCAATTTTCCATCTAAAAGAATACATTCATCCTGAGACACCTACACCTATTAAATACGTTATGCCCCCCTCAATAGATCCGTTAAGCGATAAGAATAAGGAGCTCTCATGGAGCACTATTGAAAAAATACTTAATAGATACGGGATCGATCCAGAGAAACCTATATTGTTACAAGTAGCAAGATTTGATCCATGGAAGGATCCTTTTGCAGCCATAGATGTATATAGGTTAGTTAAAAAAGAATTTCCAGATACACAGCTATTGCTTGTAACAAGTATGGCAACAGATGATCCTGAGGGATGGATATATTATGAAAAAACACTTAAATATGCAGGCATGGATGAAGACATATTTATTCTTACAAATCTCAAAAATGTTGGCACATTAGAAGTTAATGCTTTTCAAAGAGCAGCAACGGTAGTTTTACAAATGAGCAGAAGAGAAGGTTTCGGATTAGCTGTAACAGAAGCATTATGGAAGAGAAAACCAGTAGTTGCTAGACCGCGTGGAGGAATAAAGCTTCAAGTCATCGATGGTGTCACAGGTCATCTTGCGGAAACAGTTGAAGAAGCAGCTAAGAAAACAATATATTTAATCAAGAATCCGCAAAAAAGAAAGGAGCTAGGGGAGAACGGGTACAAGCATGTTCTGAAACACTTTACTATTGTTAGACATATAGAGAACTATTTGGATCTTCTAGCTAAAATTGTTTAA
- a CDS encoding TrmB family transcriptional regulator, which translates to MSSEDVRELIYKYLEFIGIKGYEAKAYLTLLKYGEETAPKLAARAGIPLPRIYDVLETLSRKGLVEVKAGRPRIYRALPPSLALTRYVKSYVEQVLEMNKRIVNELEKIYSSRESHEPYIWLSHSLEASIERTREWIKKMRVDGYASLNNNLLKELVSVLGRKLKNNKEIPFSLTLLEKPKKNNYEELEK; encoded by the coding sequence ATGAGCTCTGAAGACGTAAGAGAACTAATTTATAAGTATTTAGAATTCATTGGGATCAAAGGTTATGAAGCAAAAGCGTATCTAACATTATTAAAATATGGAGAGGAAACAGCCCCCAAACTAGCTGCACGTGCAGGAATACCCTTACCTAGAATATATGATGTTCTCGAGACACTTTCTAGGAAGGGACTTGTAGAAGTGAAAGCTGGCAGACCAAGAATATATAGAGCTCTCCCACCCAGCCTGGCTCTGACAAGATATGTTAAGTCATATGTTGAACAAGTGCTTGAAATGAATAAGCGGATAGTAAATGAATTAGAGAAGATATATAGTAGTAGGGAAAGCCATGAACCATATATTTGGTTATCTCATAGTTTGGAGGCTAGTATTGAGAGAACACGTGAATGGATCAAGAAAATGAGAGTTGATGGTTATGCATCACTAAATAACAACTTACTCAAAGAACTAGTTTCTGTTCTAGGTAGGAAATTAAAGAATAACAAAGAGATCCCATTCAGCTTAACATTATTAGAGAAGCCGAAAAAGAATAATTATGAAGAACTAGAAAAATAG
- a CDS encoding TrmB family transcriptional regulator sugar-binding domain-containing protein, translating into MYEQDLSRAALFSDNYTLFTTENELLIILNDTYYYGYWRSAEILKPLNIRRGDTYRTMHQWLAVSIIKDALSQGYSVELYVTGYRVKDRKPVEIKGYAKSVYKSPDDRTRTIYMETHEGEKVSIGGIGASMEDVEARFMEIKII; encoded by the coding sequence ATGTATGAACAGGATCTTAGTCGTGCAGCGTTATTTAGTGATAACTATACTTTATTTACTACCGAGAACGAGTTATTGATAATACTAAATGATACATATTATTATGGTTATTGGCGGAGCGCAGAAATATTGAAACCTCTGAATATTAGGAGAGGCGATACATATAGGACGATGCATCAATGGTTAGCTGTTTCAATAATAAAGGATGCGCTCAGCCAAGGCTATTCAGTAGAGCTATATGTTACAGGTTATCGGGTTAAGGATAGAAAACCAGTAGAGATCAAGGGATACGCTAAAAGCGTTTATAAGAGCCCAGATGATAGGACGAGAACTATATATATGGAAACGCATGAAGGAGAAAAAGTCTCGATAGGAGGTATAGGTGCTAGCATGGAAGATGTAGAAGCTAGGTTTATGGAGATAAAAATAATTTAG
- a CDS encoding ABC transporter ATP-binding protein, translating into MVKGVKIENLWKIFPPNVVALKNINVEIKPGEFFVILGPSGSGKTTLLRIIAGLEVPTKGRVVIGDKTVVDAEKGIFVEPRDRNIGMVFQNWALYPHMTAYDNIAFPLKIKKVPREEIDKRVKIVAEALGIADLLNRKPGHMSGGQQQRVAVARALVKQPDILLLDEPFSNLDARIRVTAREFVKEIQKKLGITTILVTHDQADAFAVGDRVMVLRNGEMQQMGSPEELYNEPANVFIANFIGDPPMNIYKLPVNHRILEQLGLSKKYEGKYNELYIGIRPDEAVALKQGDEGHLVGKVAIIEYVGSRRYAKMDLGNGISIRVLLEAKIDHGDLATIRINKLHVFAPSGERLETIIF; encoded by the coding sequence ATGGTTAAAGGCGTGAAAATCGAGAATTTATGGAAAATTTTCCCGCCCAACGTGGTGGCATTAAAAAACATCAATGTAGAGATAAAGCCAGGAGAATTCTTCGTCATCCTGGGGCCCTCTGGTTCAGGTAAAACAACTTTGTTGAGAATAATTGCTGGACTAGAAGTTCCCACTAAGGGGAGAGTAGTAATTGGTGATAAAACAGTTGTTGACGCGGAGAAGGGAATATTTGTTGAACCAAGAGATAGAAATATCGGCATGGTTTTCCAGAACTGGGCACTATATCCTCACATGACAGCTTATGATAACATAGCTTTTCCACTCAAAATAAAGAAGGTTCCACGTGAAGAAATAGATAAGCGTGTGAAAATAGTAGCTGAAGCACTAGGAATAGCTGATCTATTAAATCGTAAACCTGGACACATGTCTGGCGGGCAACAACAGAGAGTAGCTGTAGCTCGAGCACTAGTTAAACAACCAGATATACTATTACTAGATGAACCATTCAGCAATCTTGATGCACGAATCCGTGTAACGGCGAGAGAATTCGTAAAAGAAATACAGAAGAAACTTGGAATAACAACGATTCTGGTCACACATGATCAAGCAGATGCCTTTGCTGTGGGTGATAGAGTAATGGTTCTTAGAAATGGTGAAATGCAACAAATGGGTTCTCCAGAAGAACTATATAATGAACCTGCAAACGTCTTCATAGCTAACTTCATAGGTGATCCTCCAATGAATATCTATAAACTACCAGTCAACCATAGAATACTGGAACAACTAGGACTCAGCAAAAAATACGAGGGCAAGTATAATGAGTTATATATTGGTATAAGACCTGATGAAGCAGTAGCTCTCAAACAAGGTGATGAAGGGCATCTTGTCGGCAAGGTTGCAATTATAGAATATGTTGGTTCTAGGCGATATGCAAAAATGGATCTTGGAAACGGAATATCGATCCGTGTCTTATTGGAGGCAAAAATTGATCATGGAGATCTAGCAACTATAAGAATAAACAAACTACATGTATTCGCACCTAGTGGGGAGAGATTAGAAACAATAATATTCTAA
- a CDS encoding carbohydrate ABC transporter permease, producing the protein MNKLIRFRRAGLIGSPTKLLILNIVAWIIGILWITPFIGLFMTSIRPFREVVLYGWWALSPFNPTLKNYYDVLFNPMFSLSKGIINSFIIAIPSTLIPVFVAALTAYAFARFSLPMKKYLFATILFLMAVPQQMTIIPIFFLLKDMHLLNTYLGLILVHSSWGIPWITFFLRNYFSLLPVELEEAARVDGANDFQVFTKVVLPLSLPGIISASVLQFAWVWNDFFFALMLIFDPNKMVVTQMLPRLKGQFQVDWGLLSAGSIVAMIIPLLVYAFFNKYYMRGFRGWAMKR; encoded by the coding sequence ATTCTAAACATTGTTGCATGGATAATTGGTATATTATGGATAACACCATTCATAGGATTATTCATGACTTCCATAAGGCCGTTTAGAGAAGTGGTATTGTATGGTTGGTGGGCTTTATCACCATTTAATCCAACATTGAAAAACTACTATGATGTCTTATTTAATCCTATGTTCTCATTATCTAAGGGAATAATTAATTCATTTATTATAGCAATACCAAGCACTCTCATACCCGTATTTGTAGCTGCATTAACAGCTTATGCTTTTGCTCGTTTCAGTTTACCTATGAAGAAATACTTATTTGCAACAATATTGTTTTTAATGGCTGTCCCGCAACAAATGACTATTATACCAATATTTTTCCTACTAAAAGACATGCATTTACTCAACACATATTTGGGATTAATACTTGTGCATTCATCATGGGGTATTCCATGGATCACGTTTTTCCTCAGAAATTATTTCTCATTATTACCCGTTGAATTAGAGGAGGCGGCAAGAGTTGATGGAGCTAATGATTTCCAGGTTTTCACAAAAGTAGTTCTACCATTATCTCTTCCTGGGATAATATCTGCCTCAGTCCTGCAATTCGCGTGGGTTTGGAATGATTTCTTCTTCGCTTTAATGCTAATATTTGATCCTAATAAAATGGTTGTTACACAAATGCTTCCAAGATTGAAGGGTCAGTTCCAGGTGGATTGGGGGCTTCTCTCAGCCGGCTCTATAGTTGCTATGATTATTCCTCTCCTAGTATATGCTTTCTTCAATAAATACTATATGAGAGGATTTAGAGGATGGGCTATGAAAAGGTGA